Proteins found in one Poecilia reticulata strain Guanapo linkage group LG6, Guppy_female_1.0+MT, whole genome shotgun sequence genomic segment:
- the LOC103466573 gene encoding SH2 domain-containing protein 7-like yields MSSVYISQCGVTIKPFSVGDYRGSEAERRILMFAAMTRGSNHTLVTTRTGIERSCCALCRQQKAKSENICYFSHSRQKEEYQTKTPCIKTRVKFCFKDKVRMEQREPTVDPAAEVAEGRFRELATKWFIDSQLPLIVNNGLFPSWFLGFISRKDAEDMLREKELGCFLIRLSDKAIGYILSYKGRDRCRHFVISQSETGRFIVCGDTEGHNTLFDLIEHYKTNPVEPFGEYLTFPCNGDVNEDLYDIIQVNPKEKPAAPLRAAKKVHKQQMNSATEQQPVRAPRINRTQEEVPPLPRRTRHVESAPVSDNDGVLYAQLRKQTPRAHHTSRDKSPSSNQGKAERLNTKEQKNGRCSPSSDPESLYSELNALDSKSMSLPLLDNISDGEQCYRLSVPPDTPPRLSPRPVRQASGGISQSNSSHSLDALSDHSVYHLAGSHSPTASETASSTEQLEDSLYAEVSIEAPVVDNDNTYEILPNHKEPVKPKANSNTQEPGEETKRKCSHASWGIKNDKWKWLFPETKRK; encoded by the exons ATGTCATCTGTCTATATCTCTCAGTGTGGGGTCACAATCAAACCATTTTCAGTTGGAGATTACAGAGGTTCAGAAGCAGAGAGGAGAATTTTAATGTTTGCTGCAATGACAAGGGGTTCAAATCACACACTGGTAACCACAAGGACAG GGATCGAGAGGAGCTGCTGCGCACTGTGTCGACAACAGAAAGccaaatctgaaaacatttgctaCTTTTCACATTCAAGACAGAAGGAGGAATATCAGACGAAGACTCCCTGCATTAAGACACGTGTGAAGTTTTGTTTCAAG GACAAAGTGAGGATGGAACAAAGGGAGCCGACTGTGGATCCTGCTGCTGAAGTTGCGGAGGGGAGGTTTAGAGAGTTGGCCACCAAGTGGTTCATAGATTCTCAACTGCCTCTTATTGTCAACAACGGCCTCTTCCCCAGCTGGTTCCTGGGCTTCATTAGCAGAAA AGATGCTGAGGACATGCTTAGAGAAAAGGAGCTTGGCTGTTTCCTGATTCGTCTCAGTGATAAAGCTATTGGATATATTCTGTCGTACAA aggCAGAGATCGATGTCGCCACTTTGTGATAAGCCAGAGCGAGACGGGACGGTTTATAGTGTGCGGAGACACAGAGGGACACAACACTTTGTTCGACCTAATAGAACACTATAAAACAAACCCAGTTGAGCCCTTTGGAGAATATCTGACATTTCCATGCAATGGG GATGTCAATGAGGACCTCTATGATATCATCCAGGTCAACCCCAAAGAAAAACCGGCTGCTCCTCTCAGAGCAGCAAAGAAAGTACATAAGCAGCAGATGAACTCAGCCACAGAGCAGCAACCAGTGCGGGCACCAAGGATTAACAGGACTCAAGAG gAAGTACCACCTTTGCCACGGAGGACCAGGCACGTGGAGAGCGCCCCAGTCAGTGACAACGATGGAGTTCTTTATGCTCAGCTTAGGAAGCAAACGCCTAGAGCCCATCACACCTCCAGGGACAAGTCCCCCAGCTCAAATCAAGGCAAAGCCGAGAGGCTGAACACTAAGGAGCAAAAGAACGGCAGGTGTAGTCCTTCATCTGACCCTGAATCTCTCTACTCCGAGCTCAACGCGCTTGACAGCAAGAGCATGTCCCTGCCTCTGCTGGACAACATCTCTGATGGCGAGCAATGCTACAGACTGAGCGTACCTCCTGACACGCCGCCACGACTTTCCCCGAGGCCAGTCCGGCAGGCCTCTGGCGGCATCTCGCAGTCAAACAGCAGCCACAGCCTGGACGCCCTGAGCGACCACTCGGTCTATCACCTGGCTGGCAGCCACAGCCCAACAGCATCTGAAACTGCATCATCCACAGAGCAGCTCGAAGACTCCCTGTATGCCGAGGTCTCCATTGAAGCCCCCGTCGTTGATAATGACAACACTTATGAGATCCTCCCCAACCACAAGGAGCCCGTCAAGCCTAAAGCCAACAGCAACACTCAAGAGCCTGGGGAGGAGACCAAACGCAAGTGTAGCCACGCGTCCTGGGGGATAAAG AATGACAAATGGAAATGGCTTTTCCCCGAGACCAAGAGGAAGTGA